The following coding sequences lie in one Gouania willdenowi chromosome 5, fGouWil2.1, whole genome shotgun sequence genomic window:
- the LOC114463845 gene encoding adenosine receptor A1, which yields MMSSSPGIKVREHVDMVYISMETAIAVASVMGNVLVVLVVCVNRALRDTTFSFIVSLAVADIAVGVLVIPLAIIISLGYNTHFYTCLFFSCLLLMITQSSILSLLAIAIDRYLRVKIPTRYSIIVTQGRVYVAVCLCWILSFLTGLVPMIGWNNHDVQGNLNISNEIICEFTTVMRMDYMVYFNFFGLVVTPLTIMIILYAEIFRMIRRQLNRRAEATCDGDRYFQKELKLAKSLALVVLLFIVCWLPIHVMNCISFFYPKCHIPKFVMYIGIFMSHVNSALNPMVYAFRIKRFRMTLIQITHRCMFKPTTPTPCPTSTPGFSEKVDINM from the exons ATGATGTCCTCCTCACCTGGTATCAAAGTCAGAGAACATGTGGACATGGTGTACATCTCCATGGAGACGGCTATTGCCGTGGCCTCAGTGATGGGAAACGTTCTGGTAGTGCTGGTGGTGTGTGTGAACCGAGCTCTCCGTGACACCACCTTCTCATTTATCGTGTCACTGGCCGTGGCCGACATCGCTGTGGGAGTTTTGGTCATTCCACTGGCTATTATTATCAGCCTGGGATATAACACACACTTCTACACCTGCCTCTTCTTCTCCTGCCTGCTACTCATGATCACCCAAAGTTCCATTCTGTCGCTGCTGGCCATCGCAATAGACAGATATCTACGGGTCAAGATTCCCACAAG GTACAGCATCATCGTGACCCAGGGGAGGGTTTACGTGGCTGTTTGTCTGTGTTGGATCCTCTCCTTCCTCACTGGACTGGTTCCCATGATTGGATGGAATAACCATGATGTACAAGGAAACCTCAACATCTCCAATGAAATCATCTGTGAGTTCACCACTGTCATGAGGATGGACTACATGGTGTATTTCAACTTCTTTGGATTGGTGGTGACACCATTGACCATAATGATAATCCTGTATGCGGAGATTTTTCGGATGATTCGCCGTCAACTTAATCGACGTGCAGAAGCCACGTGCGATGGTGACAGGTATTTCCAAAAGGAGCTAAAGCTGGCTAAGTCATTAGCCCTGGTGGTGCTGCTTTTTATCGTGTGCTGGCTACCTATACATGTGATGAACTGCATCAGCTTCTTTTATCCCAAGTGTCACATACCCAAGTTTGTTATGTACATAGGTATCTTCATGTCCCACGTGAACTCAGCCCTCAACCCTATGGTTTATGCTTTCCGGATAAAGCGTTTCCGCATGACTCTGATCCAAATCACCCACCGATGCATGTTTAAGCCTACGACGCCCACCCCGTGCCCCACAAGCACACCAGGATTTAGCGAGAAAGTGGACATAAATATGTGA
- the LOC114463846 gene encoding adenosine receptor A1-like, with product MGAGEVIYTLVEVLIAISCCLGNMLVVLALWTSKSIKQPTFCLIVSLAVADFLVGCIAIPLAVVVDGRVRTSFTVCLFTSCLVILFTLVSVLCLAAIAVDRFLRVYIPLRYKTTIQKRHSCLAAAACWLLAMPLSFAPMLGWNNRKASSDSTNSTIVCQFLTVIPMSYLVYFNFIICTLIPLLVMTALYASVFFIIRGSLREKPGNSAFTESQQYLRKEKQLAGSLSLVLALFALSWIPLHILNCIAYFGDPSHISKTAFYIGILLSHANSAVNPVVYAFKIQKIREAYLKIWGQLTSCKAENLASETSHSTDNNLSNKINSVTNIDRK from the exons ATGGGTGCAGGAGAAGTGATTTACACGCTGGTGGAGGTGCTTATTGCTATTAGCTGCTGTTTGGGAAACATGTTGGTCGTTTTGGCCTTGTGGACAAGTAAAAGCATCAAACAGCCCACTTTCTGCCTGATAGTTTCTCTGGCAGTGGCAGACTTTTTGGTGGGCTGCATTGCTATTCCACTGGCTGTGGTGGTGGACGGACGAGTGAGGACTTCATTCACAGTTTGTCTCTTCACCAGCTGTTTGGTCATCCTGTTCACACTGGTGTCAGTTTTGTGCCTGGCAGCAATTGCAGTGGACCGTTTCCTGCGAGTGTACATTCCTCTGAG GTACAAAACAACCATACAAAAGAGGCATTCGTGTCTGGCGGCAGCAGCTTGTTGGCTTCTTGCGATGCCTCTGAGTTTTGCTCCGATGCTTGGATGGAACAATCGCAAAGCCTCGTCTGACTCTACAAACTCTACAATCGTCTGCCAATTTTTGACCGTCATTCCGATGTCGTACCTAGTCTACTTTAACTTCATCATCTGCACACTTATTCCTCTGCTGGTGATGACTGCACTGTATGCCTCTGTCTTCTTTATCATTCGGGGAAGTCTTCGAGAGAAACCAGGCAATAGTGCCTTTACAGAGTCTCAGCAATACCTGAGGAAGGAGAAGCAACTAGCTGGTTCCCTTTCTCTGGTCCTGGCGCTTTTTGCCCTCTCCTGGATTCCTCTCCATATACTTAATTGCATTGCTTACTTTGGTGACCCCTCTCATATATCTAAAACTGCTTTTTATATTGGCATCCTTCTTTCTCATGCTAACTCTGCAGTAAATCCAGttgtttatgcatttaaaatacaaaaaattagagAAGCTTATTTGAAGATTTGGGGACAGCTCACTTCCTGCAAAGCTGAAAATCTAGCATCTGAGACAAGCCATAGCACAGATAACAATCTCAGCAATAAGATAAACAGTGTGACCAACATCGACCGAAAGTAA
- the LOC114463560 gene encoding tubby-related protein 1-like — translation MSAEKKLKKKKEEASTESKLNGTEAKPKKSKSKKNEDAAEDESSALQNGKKVKKKKPEKEKEEPEKEKEKETKKKTKSAPKKKKVVSETDDEEDDVDEEDTPKKKTKKRTTKDSSPSAKEKKSKSKDKDSEGKEKKSKSKDKEKKKEPASMFQINGDKDSKSKKKSTKSESDDSEEETKPAKSKKKAASSAASMFQTSADKEKEKEKEKKTKKKKAKAEESDDSESEKEKSKKKKGKGKKKKERAPSPEIEFDNLEKFVLEPAAQGVTVKCRVTRDQRGMDKSLYPLYYLHLDNEQKTFLLAGRKRKKSATSNYLISIDATDLSRGGENFVGKLRSNLMGTKFTVFDNNVNPDRALPDMSNARQELAAIVYETNVLGMKGPRRMMVIIPGMDKDNERVPLRPRNDCDGLLIRHQNRRMENLIELHNKTPVWNEDSASHVLNFNGRVTQASIKNFQIVHNKDLDYIVMQFGRIADDIFTLDYKYPLCAVQAFAIALSSFDGKIACE, via the exons ATGTCGGCTGAAAAG aagctaaaaaagaagaaagaggagGCCAGTACTGAGTCCAAACTAAACGGAACGGAAGCCAAACCCAAAAAATCAAAGAGCAAGAAAAACGAAGACGCAGCTGAAGATGAAAGCTCCGCCCTCCAAA ACGGGaagaaagtaaagaaaaaaaaaccagaaaaagaaaaagaagaaccagaaaaggaaaaagaaaaagagacaaaGAAGAAGACCAAAAGtgcaccaaagaagaagaagg TCGTTTCAGAGACTGACGATGAAGAGGATGATGTTGATGAAGAGGACACCCCTAAAAAGAAAACCAAGAAAAGAACTACAAAGGACAGCTCTCCATCTGCCAAAGAGAAGAAGTCTAAATCTAAAG ATAAAGATTctgaaggaaaagaaaaaaaatccaaatcaaaagataaagaaaagaagaaagaaccagCATCCATGTTTCAGATAAATGGAGATAAGGACTCtaaaagcaaaaagaaaa GCACTAAATCAGAGAGtgatgacagtgaagaagaGACAAAGCCAGCCAAGTCTAAGAAAAAAGCCGCTTCCTCCGCTGCATCCATGTTCCAAACGTCAGCAGATAAAGAGaaggagaaagagaaagagaagaagaccaaaaagaaaaaag CAAAGGCTGAAGAAAGTGATGATTCAGAGTCGGAAAAAGagaaatccaaaaaaaagaagggaaaagggaaaaagaaaaag GAGAGAGCTCCATCCCCTGAGATTGAGTTTGACAACTTGGAGAAGTTTGTGTTGGAACCAGCAGCTCAAGGCGTGACTGTCAAATGTAGAGTGACTCGAGACCAGAGAGGGATGGACAAGAGCCTCTACCCCCTCTACTACCTTCATCTGGACAATGAGCAAAAG ACCTTTCTGTTGGCTGgcaggaaaagaaagaaaagcgcAACTTCAAATTACCTCATCTCTATCGATGCCACAGATCTATCGAGAGGTGGCGAGAATTTTGTTGGGAAGCTGAG ATCCAACTTAATGGGCACCAAGTTCACCGTGTTCGACAACAACGTCAATCCAGACAGAGCTCTTCCAGACATGTCCAATGCAAGACAAGAGTTAGCAGCCATCGTCTAC GAAACAAACGTGCTCGGGATGAAAGGGCCCAGAAGGATGATGGTCATCATTCCAGGGATGGACAAGGACAATGAGCGAGTGCCGCTCCGACCACGAAAT GACTGTGACGGCTTGTTGATAAGGCACCAGAATAGAAGGATGGAAAATCTGATTGAACTTCACAACAAGACGCCTGTATGGAATGAAGACTCTGCATCACATGTGCTCAACTTCAACGGCAGGGTCACCCAGGCCTCCATTAAAAACTTCCAGATAGTTCACAACAAGGACT TGGACTACATAGTGATGCAGTTTGGACGAATAGCTGATGACATTTTCACTCTGGACTACAAGTACCCGCTTTGTGCCGTGCAGGCTTTCGCCATCGCTCTCTCCAGCTTTGACGGCAAAATCGCTTGcgaataa